A stretch of Roseibium porphyridii DNA encodes these proteins:
- a CDS encoding ABC transporter ATP-binding protein, producing MSGVVLSKIVKKYGALQVVHGIDLRIDPKEFVVLVGPSGCGKSTTLRMIAGLETITGGTLTIDDRVMNKVAPKDRDVAMVFQNYALYPHLNVAENIAFGLRIRKVPKAEIRKAVHDVAEILGLTEYLARRPSDLSGGQRQRVAMGRAIVRHPKVFLFDEPLSNLDAKLRTQMRAEIKRLHKRLGVTSIYVTHDQVEAMTLADRIVVMNQGVIEQIGTPMDLFNNPANRFVAGFIGSPPMNQLHGFLEAGDSGPLAQVGRIKVKLPRSETLRHETGRPVILGIRPEHVTVNEVPGSFPINVNLDLVETLGSEALLHTDLDGMSFVARVETLGDVGHLNGVDTLHVRPDLMKLFDAETGRSLPLEAGA from the coding sequence ATGTCCGGAGTTGTCCTTAGCAAAATTGTGAAGAAATACGGGGCGCTTCAGGTCGTGCATGGGATAGATCTGAGGATTGATCCCAAGGAGTTTGTGGTGCTGGTCGGTCCCTCCGGCTGCGGTAAATCCACGACACTGCGCATGATTGCCGGACTGGAAACAATCACCGGCGGGACACTCACCATTGATGACCGCGTCATGAACAAGGTTGCGCCCAAGGATCGGGACGTTGCCATGGTCTTTCAGAATTACGCTCTCTATCCGCATTTGAATGTTGCCGAGAATATTGCGTTTGGTCTCAGGATCCGAAAGGTTCCAAAAGCTGAAATCAGGAAGGCCGTGCACGACGTTGCGGAGATCCTGGGTCTGACGGAATACCTTGCGCGCAGACCTTCTGACCTTTCTGGTGGACAGCGTCAGCGTGTTGCCATGGGCCGGGCAATTGTACGGCACCCGAAGGTCTTCCTGTTCGACGAACCACTTTCCAACCTCGACGCCAAGCTAAGGACCCAGATGCGTGCCGAAATCAAGCGGCTTCACAAACGGCTCGGCGTCACGAGCATTTACGTGACCCACGATCAGGTCGAGGCCATGACGCTCGCCGATCGTATCGTGGTGATGAACCAGGGTGTGATCGAACAGATCGGAACACCGATGGATTTGTTCAACAACCCTGCAAACAGGTTTGTAGCCGGATTTATCGGCTCACCGCCGATGAACCAGCTTCATGGATTTCTGGAAGCTGGTGATAGCGGCCCTCTGGCGCAGGTTGGACGAATAAAAGTCAAGTTGCCCCGATCGGAAACCCTCAGACATGAAACAGGCAGACCGGTCATTCTGGGAATTCGCCCGGAACATGTCACCGTCAACGAAGTTCCGGGATCCTTCCCGATCAATGTCAATCTCGACCTGGTGGAAACGCTGGGATCGGAAGCCTTGTTGCACACAGATCTCGACGGCATGTCCTTTGTTGCGCGTGTCGAAACACTTGGCGACGTGGGCCATCTGAACGGCGTGGACACGCTTCATGTCAGACCCGATCTCATGAAGTTGTTTGACGCAGAAACAGGTCGCTCCCTTCCTCTTGAGGCGGGAGCTTGA
- a CDS encoding SDR family oxidoreductase: MSLSLFDLSGKRALITGSSQGIGFALARGLAASGAKIVLNGRSADKLAAAATQLRSEGFSVEELLFDVTDHDAVRKAVDDFEAATGPIDILVNNAGMQHRTQLEDFPADAFERLLQTNIASVFHVGQAVARHMITRGAGKIVNICSVQTALARPGIAPYTATKGAVANLTKGMATDWAKHGLQCNGLAPGYFDTPLNAALVNDPEFSAWLEKRTPAGRWGKVEELVGTCVFLSSDASSFVNGTTVFVDGGISACL; this comes from the coding sequence ATGAGCCTTTCACTGTTTGATCTGTCCGGTAAACGGGCGCTGATTACCGGCTCTTCGCAAGGAATCGGCTTTGCTCTGGCGCGTGGCCTCGCGGCTTCAGGCGCCAAGATCGTTTTGAACGGCCGTTCGGCGGACAAACTTGCTGCGGCAGCCACTCAGCTTCGCTCGGAGGGCTTCAGCGTTGAAGAGCTGTTGTTCGATGTGACCGATCACGATGCCGTTCGCAAAGCTGTCGATGATTTCGAAGCGGCCACAGGTCCCATCGATATTCTCGTCAACAATGCGGGCATGCAACACCGCACACAGCTGGAAGACTTTCCGGCAGATGCGTTTGAGCGCTTGCTCCAGACCAACATTGCCTCTGTTTTCCATGTCGGACAGGCGGTTGCACGCCACATGATCACGCGCGGAGCCGGCAAGATCGTCAATATCTGTTCCGTTCAAACGGCGCTCGCACGTCCCGGCATCGCACCCTATACAGCGACAAAGGGAGCGGTAGCGAACCTGACCAAAGGTATGGCGACCGACTGGGCCAAGCATGGTCTGCAGTGCAACGGGCTCGCACCAGGGTATTTCGACACGCCACTGAACGCAGCCCTGGTGAATGATCCTGAATTCAGCGCCTGGCTGGAAAAACGCACACCGGCCGGCCGCTGGGGCAAAGTTGAAGAGCTGGTCGGAACCTGTGTGTTCCTGTCCTCCGATGCTTCCTCCTTCGTCAACGGCACGACCGTCTTTGTCGACGGTGGCATTTCGGCGTGTCTGTGA
- a CDS encoding 2-hydroxyacid dehydrogenase: MSKPDILQVGPYPEWDQIPLQESFHMHKLFEASDAAAFLSSVGESIRGIATRGELGADRAMIEACPNLEVISVYGVGFDAVDLQACRERNIRVTNTPDVLTNDVADLGVAMMLAQSRGIVGAETWVKDGSWAAKGLYPLKSRVWGKKAGILGLGRIGYEVGKRLAGFDLDIAYSDIGPKDYAADWTFVPDAVELARHSDFLFVTLAASAETRHIVNSQVIEAVGPQGMVINISRASNIDEDALLDALENGRLGAAALDVFEGEPALNPRFLELNNVLLQPHHASGTVETRKAMGKLVRDNLKAHFDGRDLLTPVL; this comes from the coding sequence ATGAGCAAACCCGACATTCTTCAAGTCGGTCCGTATCCGGAGTGGGATCAGATCCCGCTTCAGGAAAGTTTTCACATGCATAAGCTGTTCGAGGCATCAGACGCTGCAGCCTTTCTGTCTTCGGTTGGCGAGAGCATCCGAGGGATCGCAACGCGCGGAGAGCTGGGTGCAGACAGGGCGATGATCGAGGCCTGTCCCAACCTGGAGGTCATTTCTGTTTATGGCGTCGGGTTTGATGCGGTGGATCTTCAGGCCTGCCGGGAACGCAATATACGCGTGACCAACACACCTGACGTGCTGACCAACGATGTGGCCGACCTTGGTGTTGCCATGATGCTCGCGCAATCGCGCGGAATTGTCGGAGCAGAAACCTGGGTCAAGGATGGCAGTTGGGCCGCAAAGGGGCTCTATCCTCTCAAAAGCCGCGTCTGGGGCAAGAAGGCCGGCATTCTCGGCCTCGGCCGGATTGGTTATGAAGTTGGCAAAAGGCTTGCCGGCTTCGATCTTGATATCGCCTACAGCGACATCGGCCCGAAGGATTATGCTGCAGATTGGACATTTGTGCCCGATGCCGTCGAACTGGCACGTCACTCGGACTTCCTCTTTGTCACTCTCGCAGCCTCAGCGGAAACCCGGCATATCGTCAACAGTCAGGTGATCGAGGCGGTCGGCCCGCAAGGCATGGTGATCAATATCAGCCGTGCGTCGAATATCGACGAGGACGCATTGCTGGATGCGCTTGAAAACGGACGCCTCGGAGCAGCTGCCCTTGACGTGTTTGAGGGCGAGCCAGCACTGAATCCGCGGTTTCTGGAATTGAACAACGTGCTCTTACAGCCGCACCACGCCTCCGGTACCGTCGAAACCAGAAAGGCCATGGGCAAGCTGGTACGTGACAATCTGAAAGCTCATTTCGATGGTCGCGATCTATTGACGCCTGTGCTGTGA
- a CDS encoding LacI family DNA-binding transcriptional regulator has protein sequence MQRPVTMKDVAEKAGVSVMTVSRAFKKHASVGEKTRKRILQIADDLGYVFDSTAATFKSQRTGFVAVTIPSINNANFADTVGALSEVLKNSDLQVLLGYSNYDIREEERIVEQFLKRRPEAIVLTGGRHTTRTRQLLERAKIPVIETWDLPEDPIGHVVGFSNSATMHDLVGHLVKTGRKRIAFIGGDTDGDTRGADRRRGFIDAMNRHNLSKDRLIGAGEPPISMREGADAMSLLLKDYPDTDAVICVSDLSAFGALTECMRKDVRVPEDIAIAGFGAYDISSVCVPTLTTVDPHPVEIGQKAGEIIVSLLRGTGDNDSGPIRLEIGPQLSIRQSSS, from the coding sequence ATGCAACGACCTGTTACAATGAAGGATGTCGCTGAAAAGGCGGGCGTTTCCGTGATGACCGTCAGCCGTGCCTTCAAAAAGCATGCATCGGTCGGTGAGAAGACGCGGAAACGCATCCTGCAGATCGCCGACGATCTCGGATATGTTTTCGACAGCACTGCGGCGACCTTCAAGTCTCAGCGCACCGGATTTGTCGCCGTGACGATCCCTTCCATCAACAATGCCAACTTTGCCGATACGGTGGGCGCGCTTTCCGAAGTTCTCAAGAATTCGGATTTGCAAGTGCTCCTTGGGTATTCCAACTACGACATTCGAGAAGAGGAGCGGATTGTCGAGCAGTTCCTGAAACGGCGGCCTGAAGCCATTGTGCTCACAGGCGGGCGCCACACAACGCGAACACGCCAACTCCTTGAAAGAGCCAAAATCCCCGTCATCGAGACCTGGGATCTGCCTGAAGACCCGATAGGCCACGTCGTCGGGTTTTCCAATTCGGCCACCATGCATGACCTTGTCGGGCATCTGGTCAAAACCGGCCGAAAACGCATCGCCTTTATCGGAGGGGATACCGACGGCGACACGCGTGGTGCTGACCGTCGCCGCGGTTTCATCGACGCCATGAACCGGCACAATCTGTCGAAGGATCGATTGATCGGCGCAGGAGAACCACCGATTTCAATGCGCGAAGGCGCTGATGCGATGTCCCTGCTCTTGAAGGATTACCCGGATACGGACGCTGTTATTTGCGTTTCGGATCTGTCGGCGTTCGGTGCTTTGACAGAATGCATGCGCAAAGACGTAAGAGTGCCTGAAGACATCGCCATTGCCGGCTTCGGCGCTTACGATATCTCATCGGTCTGTGTGCCGACACTAACGACGGTCGATCCACATCCGGTCGAAATCGGTCAAAAGGCAGGAGAAATCATTGTCTCGCTGCTGCGCGGCACGGGTGACAATGACAGCGGCCCGATCCGCTTGGAGATCGGGCCACAGCTGAGCATTAGACAATCGAGTTCTTAG
- a CDS encoding ribonuclease activity regulator RraA encodes MSGLSTETHEKLLRVSTATLTTVMFKRGLRNIFLQGLHRLRKGPNMVGPAYTLRYIPAREDLDNLDSFADRTNAQRKGVEECPHGAVFVIDSRGDASAASAGCILAMRLQARGCAGVVTDGGFRDTPEIAELDMPGYHSRPSAPTNLTKHHAVAVNDPIACGGVSVFPGDIIVGDNEGVVCIPKHMANEVANEAAEMTVFEDFVMEMVKQGASTFGLYPPTDPSTEDRFIVWRQKNGR; translated from the coding sequence ATGAGCGGATTGAGCACCGAAACTCACGAGAAACTGCTGCGAGTGAGCACAGCAACTCTGACAACAGTCATGTTCAAACGTGGACTTCGGAACATATTCCTGCAAGGCCTGCACCGGCTTCGCAAAGGACCGAACATGGTTGGTCCGGCCTATACGCTGCGCTACATTCCGGCACGTGAAGACCTGGACAATCTGGATTCCTTTGCCGACAGGACAAATGCCCAGCGCAAGGGTGTCGAGGAATGCCCTCACGGAGCTGTTTTTGTCATTGATTCCCGAGGGGATGCCTCCGCAGCATCCGCCGGCTGTATCCTTGCCATGCGCCTTCAGGCCAGAGGATGCGCCGGTGTCGTCACCGATGGCGGATTTCGCGACACGCCGGAAATTGCCGAACTCGATATGCCCGGTTATCATTCTAGACCGAGCGCACCGACCAACCTGACGAAGCATCATGCTGTTGCGGTAAATGATCCGATTGCATGCGGCGGCGTTTCCGTGTTTCCGGGCGATATTATTGTTGGCGACAACGAGGGAGTTGTTTGCATACCGAAACATATGGCAAATGAAGTTGCGAACGAAGCTGCCGAAATGACGGTCTTCGAAGACTTCGTGATGGAGATGGTGAAACAAGGCGCATCAACATTCGGGCTCTATCCCCCGACTGATCCGTCTACCGAAGACAGGTTTATAGTGTGGCGGCAGAAAAACGGACGGTAA
- a CDS encoding DctP family TRAP transporter solute-binding subunit translates to MKNHLTKIGLATFLTLSMATSSLAEVTLKFAHAAPETDLQQDLAKFFQKEVDARTNGEVKVQIFPQGQLGNDATMIDGARAGIIDVVMVGLNNFSGLMPESAAFTLPFMFPTRETAYSVLDGDVGQSVLAKFEDHGLKGLGFPENGYRNMTNNKGPIRTPDDVAGLRMRVNNSKALNDMFAALDANPQQIPVAELYTALETGVVDSQDHPIGVTLSFKFYEVQDYLSMTQHAYSPLAVAMNLSKFNGLTEEQQKTVLEVAAEAVAMQRELSISKEDEMITALEEAGMKVNRDVDGAAFQDKVKPVWDAFIEQNGDTLVNAILAASQN, encoded by the coding sequence ATGAAAAATCACCTGACAAAAATTGGTCTGGCCACGTTCCTGACACTGAGCATGGCAACATCGTCGCTAGCAGAAGTCACACTCAAGTTTGCACACGCAGCACCTGAGACCGATCTGCAGCAGGATCTTGCGAAGTTCTTTCAAAAGGAAGTCGATGCGCGCACCAACGGCGAGGTCAAGGTTCAGATCTTTCCTCAAGGGCAGCTTGGAAATGACGCGACCATGATCGATGGCGCGCGCGCGGGCATCATCGATGTCGTCATGGTCGGCCTCAATAACTTTTCCGGCCTGATGCCGGAGTCGGCTGCCTTCACGCTGCCATTCATGTTCCCGACGCGCGAGACAGCTTACTCGGTTCTGGATGGAGACGTTGGTCAGAGCGTTCTTGCAAAATTCGAAGATCATGGCCTGAAGGGGCTTGGGTTTCCCGAAAACGGCTACCGCAACATGACCAACAACAAAGGCCCTATCCGCACACCTGACGATGTTGCGGGATTGCGTATGCGTGTCAACAATTCCAAAGCGCTCAACGACATGTTCGCCGCGCTGGATGCGAACCCACAGCAAATCCCGGTGGCAGAGCTTTATACCGCCCTGGAAACTGGAGTTGTCGACAGTCAGGACCATCCGATTGGGGTCACACTGTCTTTCAAGTTCTATGAGGTTCAGGACTATCTGAGCATGACACAGCATGCCTATTCACCCTTGGCAGTTGCCATGAACCTGAGCAAGTTCAATGGATTGACCGAAGAGCAGCAAAAGACTGTACTTGAGGTTGCCGCTGAAGCGGTCGCTATGCAGCGCGAGTTGAGCATCTCCAAGGAAGACGAAATGATCACCGCGCTTGAGGAAGCCGGAATGAAAGTCAACCGCGACGTGGATGGAGCGGCATTTCAGGACAAGGTAAAGCCTGTATGGGACGCCTTTATCGAGCAAAATGGCGACACGCTTGTAAACGCCATTCTCGCAGCGTCGCAAAATTAA
- a CDS encoding NAD(P)-dependent oxidoreductase has protein sequence MSEKAALIGAGAMGGAIGMRLLETGNSLTVFDLDAEKVSALVEKGAIAAASAAEAASQADFVVTSLNSPKIVEIAVFGENGVSSGARPGTLIIDMSSIDPDATKALAAQAADAGLRWVDSPLSGGAPKALIGELTLMAGGAEADVQDAHRLLKHVSSNYTHMGPVGAGQTTKLINQVLCGLGFLAVAEATQLALDAGVDAQKIPTALKGGRADSAILQEYMPRFVDKDYRRTGRIDNMVKDLNGAQDLARRTHTAMPLTALCAEVHRMLTSAGLGGEDQAALMEFFKGPDKEQFK, from the coding sequence ATGAGCGAAAAAGCAGCTCTAATCGGCGCTGGTGCCATGGGAGGTGCAATCGGAATGCGCCTTCTGGAAACCGGCAATTCACTGACCGTATTCGATCTGGACGCCGAAAAAGTTTCTGCGCTGGTCGAAAAAGGTGCCATTGCCGCGGCCTCGGCTGCCGAAGCGGCGTCCCAGGCGGACTTTGTGGTCACAAGCCTGAATTCGCCCAAGATCGTCGAGATCGCCGTTTTTGGCGAAAACGGCGTTTCTTCCGGCGCACGACCTGGCACTCTCATCATCGACATGTCGTCCATCGACCCGGATGCGACCAAGGCTCTGGCGGCACAGGCCGCCGACGCAGGTTTGCGATGGGTGGACAGCCCACTGTCTGGCGGTGCGCCAAAGGCCTTGATCGGCGAGCTGACGCTGATGGCCGGTGGTGCTGAAGCTGACGTTCAGGATGCACACCGGCTCCTGAAACATGTCTCCAGCAACTACACTCATATGGGCCCGGTTGGCGCCGGTCAGACGACCAAGCTTATCAACCAGGTCCTTTGCGGCCTCGGTTTTCTGGCCGTCGCAGAAGCAACCCAGCTCGCGCTGGATGCGGGAGTCGATGCACAAAAGATCCCAACTGCGCTGAAAGGTGGCCGGGCAGACAGTGCCATCCTGCAGGAATACATGCCCCGTTTCGTCGACAAGGATTACCGGCGCACGGGTCGGATCGACAACATGGTCAAGGATCTCAACGGCGCGCAGGATCTGGCACGCCGGACCCATACCGCAATGCCGCTGACGGCCTTGTGCGCTGAGGTGCACAGGATGCTGACATCTGCCGGACTTGGCGGTGAAGACCAGGCCGCGCTGATGGAATTTTTCAAGGGACCCGACAAGGAGCAATTTAAATGA
- a CDS encoding gluconokinase yields MVAYVVMGVSGCGKSEIGRGFARAIGGTFVDGDDLHPEENIAKMGRGEPLTDDDRAPWLDKVGDRLKDADTPTVIACSALKRIYRERISDRAERPVTFLYLEGSRDILTSRMKNRSGHFMPVALLDSQLATLEPPAADEMFVSASIDQTPDMVIAALLSGLRRETK; encoded by the coding sequence ATGGTTGCCTATGTCGTCATGGGCGTGTCGGGCTGCGGCAAATCGGAAATAGGTCGTGGTTTCGCGCGTGCGATCGGTGGGACATTTGTTGATGGAGACGACCTCCACCCAGAAGAGAACATTGCAAAAATGGGCCGCGGCGAGCCTCTGACGGATGATGATCGCGCACCTTGGCTGGACAAGGTCGGAGACAGGCTGAAGGACGCAGACACACCAACAGTCATCGCCTGTTCAGCACTCAAGCGTATCTACCGCGAACGTATTTCCGACAGAGCCGAACGACCTGTGACTTTTCTTTATCTGGAAGGCTCGCGTGACATTCTCACCAGCCGCATGAAGAACCGATCGGGGCACTTCATGCCTGTTGCCTTGCTGGACAGCCAGCTCGCGACGCTGGAACCGCCTGCCGCGGACGAAATGTTCGTCTCTGCGTCAATCGATCAAACGCCGGACATGGTGATTGCCGCCTTGTTGTCCGGACTTCGAAGGGAAACAAAATGA
- a CDS encoding cupin domain-containing protein, translating into MIVNSDAASEWMDSGPGAKRRILCEDKDIMMVEFRFEKGGEGAAHNHPHLQTTYVASGRFRFTVEGQTKVLGPGDAMVIPSNAVHSCVCEEAGSLLDAFTPRRDDFLEAHGWPQT; encoded by the coding sequence ATGATTGTAAATTCCGATGCAGCCTCTGAATGGATGGACAGTGGACCAGGCGCGAAACGGCGCATTCTTTGTGAAGACAAGGACATTATGATGGTCGAGTTCCGATTTGAAAAAGGCGGTGAGGGCGCAGCGCACAATCATCCTCATCTGCAAACGACCTATGTTGCCTCCGGACGCTTTCGGTTCACGGTGGAGGGGCAGACCAAAGTGCTTGGTCCTGGCGATGCGATGGTCATTCCGTCAAACGCCGTTCATTCCTGTGTCTGTGAAGAGGCCGGCAGCCTCCTGGACGCCTTCACACCGCGCCGCGACGACTTTCTGGAAGCTCATGGGTGGCCTCAAACCTAA
- a CDS encoding FadR/GntR family transcriptional regulator: MRDRTLSDRAYENILSKIMDGDIPVGGKLPTEQVLSSELGVSRPVLRQALKQLREDDVIVSRQGSGSFVKRRPEGAILDFAPIGSIADIQRTFEFRAAVEGEAAYLAAERRTDSDLNELRASLAELDRCIAEGELGVAADEVFHVAVCNAADNKYFVAARSSMKSNILTGMNLTRNLSLTKPQDRMKLVQAEHYEIFEAIEKGDRDSARNAMRAHVENARKRIFEG, translated from the coding sequence GTGCGGGACAGAACCCTGTCCGATCGCGCCTATGAAAACATCCTGTCCAAAATCATGGATGGTGACATTCCAGTTGGCGGCAAACTTCCAACTGAGCAGGTTCTTTCAAGTGAACTCGGAGTTTCCCGCCCCGTCCTGCGCCAGGCGCTGAAACAGTTGCGCGAAGATGATGTGATCGTGTCCCGCCAAGGGTCGGGATCTTTTGTGAAACGGCGCCCTGAAGGCGCTATTCTCGATTTTGCCCCAATCGGCTCGATTGCCGACATTCAGCGTACTTTCGAATTCCGGGCAGCCGTGGAAGGGGAAGCCGCCTATCTGGCCGCTGAAAGGCGCACGGATTCAGATCTGAACGAACTGCGCGCTTCTCTTGCGGAACTTGACCGCTGTATCGCCGAGGGTGAACTGGGCGTAGCTGCAGACGAGGTCTTTCATGTTGCGGTCTGCAACGCTGCAGACAACAAGTATTTTGTCGCAGCACGGTCTTCCATGAAGTCAAATATCCTGACGGGCATGAACTTGACCCGCAATCTTTCACTCACCAAGCCACAAGACCGTATGAAGCTGGTTCAAGCTGAGCACTATGAGATTTTCGAAGCCATCGAAAAAGGCGACCGAGACTCAGCGCGCAACGCTATGCGGGCCCATGTTGAAAACGCACGCAAGCGCATTTTTGAAGGCTAG
- a CDS encoding GlcG/HbpS family heme-binding protein gives METTQTTQILTHQGALKLLTAAVAKAEEIGQPQCIVIVDASGEVLAEIRMTGAKFLSRKSALAKALTASSIGSATVNIPEEVRTLIGLATGGNVTGLPGGMPIVVDGTVLGGIGVGSGSGQQDIEVARAALAAIGAET, from the coding sequence GTGGAAACGACACAGACAACCCAAATCCTGACCCATCAGGGTGCCTTGAAACTCTTGACGGCTGCTGTCGCCAAAGCTGAAGAAATCGGTCAGCCACAATGCATCGTTATTGTGGATGCCAGTGGTGAAGTCCTGGCGGAAATCCGCATGACCGGAGCAAAATTCCTGAGCCGAAAAAGTGCTCTTGCGAAAGCATTGACAGCGTCCTCCATTGGCTCTGCCACCGTCAATATTCCAGAAGAGGTCCGCACACTGATCGGGCTCGCAACTGGTGGAAACGTGACAGGACTTCCGGGCGGAATGCCGATTGTCGTCGACGGCACGGTGCTTGGCGGGATCGGTGTTGGCTCCGGGTCGGGGCAACAAGACATTGAAGTCGCGCGTGCCGCGCTTGCGGCCATTGGAGCTGAAACCTGA
- a CDS encoding L-idonate 5-dehydrogenase, which yields MKAIVIHAAEDLRIEEQSVVPPGPGEVQIELARGGICGSDLHYYNHGGFGPVRLKEPMILGHEVAGHITALGEGVSGLSIGQLLAVSPSRPCGNCRFCNEGQFNQCLNMRFYGSAMPFPHIQGAFREVLVADASQCAPADGLSPGEAAMAEPLAVCLHAVRNAGSMLGKSVLVTGCGPIGILCILAARRAGADLIVATDLSAFTLSKAEAAGADRVINMAETPEGLEGYFADKGTFDVLFECSGAAPALASGISAMRPGGTIVQLGLGGDMPVPMMALTAKELSLKGSFRFHEEFFTGVSLMQKGLIDVKPFITQTFPLSDAVAAFKTAGDRSQAVKAQIAFN from the coding sequence ATGAAAGCCATAGTGATACACGCAGCCGAAGACCTGCGCATTGAGGAGCAGAGCGTTGTGCCTCCCGGTCCGGGTGAGGTTCAGATCGAACTTGCGAGAGGCGGCATTTGCGGCTCCGATCTGCACTACTACAACCATGGCGGCTTTGGACCTGTTCGCCTGAAAGAGCCAATGATCCTCGGTCATGAAGTTGCAGGCCATATCACCGCGCTGGGCGAAGGCGTTTCAGGCCTGTCCATTGGACAGCTGCTCGCCGTATCGCCGTCACGACCGTGCGGGAATTGCCGGTTCTGCAACGAGGGGCAATTCAATCAGTGCCTGAATATGCGGTTCTACGGCAGCGCTATGCCCTTTCCGCACATTCAGGGAGCATTTCGCGAAGTTCTTGTCGCAGATGCTTCGCAATGCGCACCAGCTGACGGACTGTCTCCTGGAGAAGCGGCCATGGCAGAGCCGCTCGCCGTGTGTCTGCATGCCGTGCGCAATGCCGGCAGCATGCTTGGAAAGTCTGTCCTGGTGACAGGGTGCGGCCCGATCGGGATCTTGTGCATCCTCGCGGCGCGTCGCGCCGGTGCGGACCTCATCGTTGCAACGGATCTCAGTGCCTTCACGCTGTCCAAGGCTGAAGCCGCTGGTGCCGATCGCGTCATCAACATGGCTGAAACTCCGGAAGGGCTTGAAGGTTATTTCGCCGACAAGGGTACGTTCGATGTTCTCTTTGAGTGTTCAGGAGCCGCTCCGGCACTCGCATCCGGTATTTCGGCCATGCGTCCGGGAGGCACAATTGTTCAGCTTGGTCTAGGCGGTGACATGCCGGTGCCAATGATGGCGTTGACGGCCAAGGAGCTTTCGTTGAAGGGCTCTTTTCGGTTCCACGAAGAGTTCTTCACCGGTGTCAGTCTGATGCAAAAGGGCCTGATTGATGTCAAGCCGTTCATCACCCAGACATTCCCGCTCAGCGATGCCGTCGCGGCTTTCAAGACAGCCGGGGATCGCAGCCAGGCCGTGAAGGCGCAGATCGCGTTTAACTGA